The following nucleotide sequence is from Solidesulfovibrio carbinolicus.
CCGATCTTCATCCGCTGATTCAATCTGCCGCATCAGGATCGCTCGTAGCTCCTCCGGTGCCAACCGGAACTCCTCCAGACTGAACAGTTCCGCCATGGGGATGTCCAGGGCTTGGGACAGCTGCTCGATGCTGGTCAGGGACGGATTGCGCCGGCCACGTTCGATCTCTCCGATGTACTGGAGGGACAGACCGGACAAGTCGGCCAGCTTTTCCTGGGTAATGTCTCTGGCGCGACGGATCGCTTTGATTTTCTTCCCGAAAAGATCTTGTACGGTGTCCATGCCACTCCTCCGCAGCGTAGAGGATATGGCAATGATTCCGGTTGCATAACAAATGATCGGCTGGTTTAATTGCCTATTATAGCAACTAAAGTTATTAATTGCTCTAGCCGAAAACAACCTTAACCAGGGAAAGCACGGGGTTTACCATGAAAACCAGGTTGATCGGTGTCGCCGTTGTCGCGCTCGCCCTCCTCTCCCCCGCTCCGGGACTGACTGACGACAACATCAAATACAGCCAGTGCCTGAATACCTTCAAGGAAAAGGACGGGATTCAGACCGGAACCATCGTCAAATTGGCGACTGGGGAAGTTTTTGAAACTCTAGGAAGTGCTTTCAGCTACGACAAAGACCTAAATAGCCCTATGTGTACGATCATCAAAGACAAGCGCTTCTACTATCTACTCATCAGCGGCATTGGAAAAAAGATCATGGTTCGGAGGCTTAACTAAGATGAAAAGAGTTTTTATACTTGCCAGCTTACTTCTCGCAACTCAATCGTCTAGCTTTGCACAAAAAAGTACGGAACCATTGGATTTCCGGGGCATTGAATGGGATACGCACTATTCTGCTGTCCGAGGAATGCAAAAAACTGGCTCGAAAAATGAAAAAATCGAAGTATTTAAAAAACAAAATGAAGACATGACCCTAGGACCGTGCGAACTCAAAGATTTGCATTACGAAGGTTACAGCGGCAGAATCTACAAAGTCCTTATGCGTCTTTCTGAATGTCCGACAACTAAAGTTTTCAATATGTTTAAGCAAAAATACGGCGAGTGCACCAAGGTTGAGGATTCGCTAGACAACTTCATCTGCACCTGGGATTGGAAACGAGTCAAACTCGAGTATGCCATCGACATGGAAAATTCTTATACTGAAATCACCTACACCTACAAGATCACCGAAAATGAATACAAAAGATACTTAAAAGAAAAAGAAGCCGGCAAAAAATATCCTTATTGATTTTAACTAGGAATCGCTACTTCCATTTCGTCTTATCGAAGACGCCACGCTTGGAAAGTTCTCGCTCTTTATATTGGTCAAAACTGAAGAATCCAGGAACGGAGCGTTTCTTATGCCCTTTCTTTTTGCCAAGAAACAGCCCGAGCATTACGACGATTATGCCCATAACCAGGGCTGATCCTATGAACCACTCCATGCCGTAGAGTTACCAGAACGGGGCTTCGTCTGCTATGTGAAAAATACTGTTTAAAATCAATAGACTACGATGGACCAGGATTAGACGTCAAAGCACTGAGGTTCGGAATGTCCAGTAAACTGGAATTATTGAATAGGACTATCCTGCTGAAATTTAGTGATAAAAATTTTCAGTAGGCTTAAATGAACGGGACGGCATCCTTGGTTCTTCGATTTTAAACGCACAAATTCCATACGATTTTTCGATGAAATAGCTGCGTGACATTTCAAACCCATGCTTCCTCAAAAACGAATTTTCCTTCGTTTTTCAAAAGCCCCATAGGTACTACCCGCCGCTAATCAACTGAATCGCCATCTTCGGGATGGAATTGGCTTGTGCCAACATCGCCGTAGCTGCTTGACTTAGTATCTGTTCTTTCACGAAGTTTGTCATTTCATTAGCGACATCCACATCAGATATCTGCGATTCGGCAGCTTGCAAGTTTTCTGCTTGAATTTGCAGATTAGAAATTGTATTTTCGAGCCTATTCTGTGTGGCTCCCAAGCTTGCTCTTATAGTATCTTTTCGAACCATGGCGCTTTTTAAAATGTCGAGCGAAGCCTGTGCATTATCTTGTGTCGTTATATTTTGACCAAGAACGCCGAGCCCCTGCAACGTTGAAGATTGTATAAAAACATTGTATGAAGACTCATTCGGATTGTTATTTAATCCAAATTGTATACCGATATTTTTACCCAAGCTGCTTTGTGGAGTTGTCATTAAATCGAGTATCTCTTGCTGACTAAGGGCAGTTCCAAATACTTTAAAATCACTTAAATATCCATCCAGACTTTCTCCTATCCTTGTATATCCTTCATTTTCAATAGGAGTCATCACATCCCCAACATATCCACCTTGAACTTTCAAGTTACCATCGACATATAACTTCATCGAATTTCCCGGACCATCGACTGACGCGGTGATCAAATGCCAGCCATTAGGCATTATAGCGTTAGACGCTGTTGTAATTATTTGACTGTCGTCTCTTAACCCAAATACAATTGAATTATCACCATTAATTCCTAGCTTAAAATCGCGCGGAGTAAGACTATCCTGCAAAAATTAAGTTCGAAGATATGAGCCAGCGTTTGAAGCAGTGCTATCAAGATTGACCCATGCCGAATATGTGGCTGAAGTTGTATGAATACCATAATAAACCAAGTCGTAAGAAGCAGACAAATATTTGAAATACGCTCCTGCCTTTCCGTTTTTCACTCCAAAAGTAACATTATTGCTGTCTAGATAGTGATTGTTTTGAGTCGCGTCCTGGAATGAATAGTTAAATGGCCAATATGCAATGAGATTACTATCGAGACCTGAACCATTCTCATCGAACCTAATTTCTTGACCATTCAACAGATGTATGCCATTGAAATCAGTAGCATTGGAAATTCTCTGAATTTCACTAGCCATAGCTTGGAATTCGGAATCTATTATAATCCTCTGGTCCGATGTATATGTTCCCGTTGCAGCCTGTTCTGCCAGCTCTTTCATACGAATAAGTTTTTCATCAACAACTTCTAAGGCACCATCAGCTGTCTGAATCATCGAAATCGCGTCATTAGCATTCCTGATCCCCTGATTTAGGGTAGCCACGTCTGACCGCATGAGCTCCCGAACGGCAAGACCAGCTGCATCATCCGCTGCCGTACCGATCCTTAGACCAGATGACAGCCGCCGTGTCGAAACGCTGAGTTCCTGATAGTGATCACCCAGGTTTCTGGATACGTTCATCGCCATCAGGTTATGATTTATTCCAAAGTTCATTGGTTCTACTCAACTACTTGAAAAAACTTAGTTTACCAGGAACATCTCGAGTCGCCAAAACCAACGGAGACCAACGCCACAAAAGGAAATCTTTACCTACGTAAAGTTATAAATTCAAAATCTATACCCTGATTGCTTTTGCAAAGGACTACCTCCCCGTAAAGGAAATACGGTGAGGTAACTCCATGGAAAATTTGGAAAAAGCTCTTGGCGATCGAATAAAGACTTTAAGAAAACTGCGCGGTTGGACCCAGGAAAATTTGGCCGAGCAGGCCAAAGTTTCCGTCCAGCATGTGGGCGAGATCGAACGGGGTGATGGAAACCCCACTCTTCAGAGTCTGGAGCGACTCTCCAAAGGATTGGGCGTGACCGTTTCGCAGCTGCTGGCCGTGGAGGAACCGGAGCAGGAAAGGGAGCTGCTCCAGGAGCAAGTCATTGACGTGGTGAAGGAAATGCCCACAACAGAACTGAAGCTGTTGCAGAGCGTGATTAACCTAACGAAAAGATTATCTTTACGAGTCAAATAGTCTTGATGGGCAACGCACGAGTTTCATACGATTTTCAGATGAAATAGCTGCGCGCCATTTCCAACCAAAGTGGTGAAAAGTTTTTCCAATTTGGCTAGAAATTGCCCGCTGGTGGGAAACTAAAAAGTCTCACCCCGCGTTTTGGAGCACTCACTGTCGAGAACAAGGCTATAAGTGGGAAATCAGTTAACTGAGTTTTCCCCTAGGGAGCTACTGGCGAAGGACGACATTTTTCAGCGCAGAAAAGGCATTGCTAACTGTACAAGTGAGCTAAACGTATGAACAAAGACATTGACAAACTTCCCGCCGATGACACTGACCGCCTTAAGAGAATCGCATTTTGGTACTGGGAATATATGAGACGGAACACGTCATACCTTCGATTTTGGGAGGTTTTTGAACGTTATCATGATTTTTTCAAATCAATAGACATCTTTGATTCGATGCAAACGAAAGAATACTTGGACGAAATGTTTGAGTATTTATCGACGCATCACACACGTGCAGAAATTCGCTATACACCCTTTCGAAGAAGAGTCGAAGCGAACCACGGCGAACGAGCAGGAAAACTATTTTTCAAGTATGGATTTTTAAGCTGTGGTTTTGAAAAGAAATTTCGCAGACTTCTCAAAGACCCCACTGAAGGCCTAGACAGCCATGAGGCCCTTGACAAACTCCTTGAAGGCAAAAACGTCGCCTTTGAAACAGATGACATTATAGACATGTCTGCACTTGGACGATTCAATGAATCCTGGTTAATTTCTGTCGATGGCGATAGTCCTCTTAACTTTCATTACGACTTAGAAAGAACCCACAGCATTAAAATATCACCAAAAGGGATTCTTGACCAGCCATCAAAAGTTGGACAAGAAATCCATGCTCTTAATTTTACAAACAAAGCTGTTGAAAGTCTTTTCGAAAAGCAAAATGTTGACGACGAAACATTCCAGTCTTTTTACAAACTTAATATGTCTGGGAAACATATAAACAGCTCCAACGTCATGCGCTTAGCGATGATCTGGCTTTGGGATACCGCCCATGCCGCCCCCGGCACCCCTCGATCTTTTGACGAGGTCTACCCCCTTTTAAAGGAGAAGGTCGAGAAGGCTGGGATGGCCGACGGTGTCTGGGAACAGATCATGACCCGCCAAAAACGAATCCGGGAGTATTACGCTTCCACAGATTTTTGCATCCAAAATTACACTATAACATCTTTAAAAAAATAACTTTTTCAGTTTTACCTGCTTCTGCCATTTTCTTTTTCTAGAAAATGGCGAGTCTTCCCACGCTCACTTTGGGATTGGTGCATCAACGGGACGGGGCAACGCCAAAGAGCCTCACCCGAAACGATGAACACTAACCCCAAAAGGAGCATCTCATGGAATCCCAGAACGACATTCTGAATGTTACTGCTCAGCCGAACGGCGCGACCGGTGGAACCGGTGGTGTCGGTCACACTACCAACACGGGCGGCCCTGGCCTTCCTGGTGGCCCGGTAAACTCCAACCCGATCACCCCAAACTACACTCCCCAGTCCTTTGAAGAGTTGAACGCCCAGGTCCGGAATGAACGTATCAATATGTTCATCGGAATGACCGGTGGCGTAGGGCTTCCTGGCGACATCAAGCTCAACGAACATAACGAAGTGATCTCGGACATCTCGCCCGAGGTTGAAGCGGCACTTAACCACCTCACCCAGACCAAGATCGACACCATGGAACTGGATGAGTGCCGGGACGTCATCGTTGACAACAATAACCAGCTCAATGCGGCTCAGAATAACATCAATGCCCACAATGCCAACCGCGCATATACCATCGGGAAGACGCTTCACCGTGTGAAGTATCTCACCGAAACTACCGGCTATCCAGGAGGTTTTGAAAAGTGGTGTAAGGAGAATCTTAAGAAAACAAAGTTGCAGAAGACTCAACGTCGTAAGCATATGGATATGTGCACGATATACGACGTGCTGGATTACGCCTCTTTCGGTATCGAAAAGCTGGCGGCACTGTATCCGGTTTTGAAGGTGACTCCGGACCTTGACCCCAAGCATCCCATCCGCGATTTCCTGGAACGTTTCAACGTCAATATCCATGACTGCCCGGATGTCGAAGACATGCGCTTTGAAATCAGCATCGCCATTGACATGGCAAAGTTGGAAAACAACGGCATTAGCGGCATCAACAAAGGCTTGGTTCGTGAATTCCGGGAGTGCGGATTTCAGCTGAACAAGAAGGATTTCGAGGCGATGAAAGTCGCCAAGGATACCGGCGGTGATCCTTCCAAGTACCTCGAACAGGTCATAGAGAACAAGAAG
It contains:
- a CDS encoding helix-turn-helix domain-containing protein, whose amino-acid sequence is MENLEKALGDRIKTLRKLRGWTQENLAEQAKVSVQHVGEIERGDGNPTLQSLERLSKGLGVTVSQLLAVEEPEQERELLQEQVIDVVKEMPTTELKLLQSVINLTKRLSLRVK
- a CDS encoding helix-turn-helix domain-containing protein; this translates as MDTVQDLFGKKIKAIRRARDITQEKLADLSGLSLQYIGEIERGRRNPSLTSIEQLSQALDIPMAELFSLEEFRLAPEELRAILMRQIESADEDRLRTFFSMAQVIFR